In one Parageobacillus genomosp. 1 genomic region, the following are encoded:
- a CDS encoding thiolase family protein: MQKVVVLGVGMTRFGKYPERSLKELAREALHGALTDAGISLSQIEAAYVGNAMAGIITGQECIRGQVMLSGTGLEGIPIFNVENACASGSSAFHMAWLAVASGMYDVVLALGAEKMIHPERTRAFQALKGAADVEELDKFPGGGKDRDNQSLFMDYYALEAREHMELYGTSIETFAKIAVKNSRNGSLNPNAQYQKQQTLEDVLGSRIISDPLRLLMCSPLSDGAAAAILCSEKISRQLTNHPVFVASSVVYSSNRSGDVGPSNTERAAAKAYALAGIEPSDVQVAEVHDAAAPGELWAYEHLGFCAPGDGARLVESGATEIGGRIPVNPSGGLIAKGHPVGATGIAQIAEIVWQLRGQAGKRQIPGQAKVGLTHNAGGFLNGGNAAVAIHILTR; this comes from the coding sequence ATGCAAAAAGTCGTTGTGCTGGGAGTCGGCATGACCCGGTTCGGCAAGTATCCAGAACGGAGTTTGAAAGAATTGGCGCGGGAAGCGCTTCATGGGGCGTTAACGGACGCAGGAATCAGCCTTTCGCAGATTGAAGCGGCTTATGTAGGAAATGCGATGGCCGGCATCATCACAGGGCAAGAATGCATCCGCGGGCAAGTGATGTTGTCAGGAACAGGCTTGGAAGGGATTCCTATTTTCAATGTCGAAAATGCTTGTGCCAGCGGCTCTTCCGCTTTCCATATGGCGTGGCTGGCTGTTGCTTCAGGGATGTATGATGTGGTACTTGCCTTGGGGGCTGAAAAAATGATTCATCCCGAGCGTACGAGAGCCTTTCAGGCCTTGAAAGGAGCCGCGGATGTGGAAGAGCTCGACAAGTTCCCGGGAGGCGGCAAGGACAGGGACAACCAAAGTTTGTTTATGGATTACTATGCGCTGGAAGCCCGCGAACATATGGAACTATATGGAACGAGCATTGAAACCTTCGCCAAAATCGCGGTGAAAAACAGCCGTAACGGAAGCTTGAATCCCAACGCCCAGTATCAAAAACAACAAACGCTCGAGGATGTCCTAGGGTCGCGGATCATTAGCGATCCTTTGCGCCTTCTCATGTGTTCGCCGTTAAGCGATGGGGCGGCTGCTGCCATCCTTTGCAGTGAGAAAATTTCCAGACAGCTGACGAACCATCCGGTGTTTGTCGCAAGCTCCGTGGTTTATTCGAGTAACCGAAGCGGGGATGTCGGTCCGTCCAACACCGAAAGGGCAGCGGCCAAAGCTTATGCGTTGGCTGGAATCGAGCCATCGGATGTGCAGGTGGCGGAAGTTCACGATGCTGCAGCTCCTGGGGAGCTTTGGGCGTATGAACATTTAGGATTTTGCGCTCCGGGGGATGGGGCACGGCTGGTGGAATCAGGTGCCACCGAAATCGGGGGACGGATTCCTGTCAATCCTAGCGGCGGGTTGATTGCCAAGGGTCATCCAGTAGGGGCTACGGGGATTGCCCAGATTGCTGAAATAGTCTGGCAGCTTCGGGGCCAGGCGGGAAAAAGGCAAATTCCGGGGCAAGCGAAGGTTGGATTGACGCACAATGCGGGCGGTTTTCTGAATGGCGGAAACGCTGCGGTGGCCATTCATATTCTGACTCGTTAA
- a CDS encoding transcription repressor NadR: MKEEKKIFGEQRRQLILQWLKESKRPITGAELAAKTNVSRQVIVQDISLLKARNEPIIATSQGYLYLTPNIPEQTYTRTIACFHTPEQTKEELYILVDHGVTVKDVKIEHPVYGDLTASVMVSNRLEVDQFIQKIEETKASYLLQLTDGTHLHTIEADSIAKLDAACHALKKAGLLIES; the protein is encoded by the coding sequence TTGAAAGAAGAAAAAAAAATTTTTGGGGAACAGCGGCGCCAGCTCATTTTGCAGTGGCTGAAAGAAAGCAAAAGGCCGATCACCGGCGCTGAACTCGCGGCAAAAACGAACGTCAGCCGCCAGGTAATCGTGCAGGATATTTCGCTCTTAAAAGCGCGCAATGAACCGATTATCGCCACGAGCCAAGGCTATTTATACTTGACGCCAAACATTCCAGAGCAAACATATACGCGCACGATCGCCTGCTTTCATACGCCCGAGCAAACTAAAGAAGAATTATATATTCTCGTCGATCACGGCGTCACTGTCAAAGATGTGAAAATCGAGCATCCCGTATACGGAGATTTAACCGCGTCCGTCATGGTCAGCAATCGGCTTGAAGTCGATCAATTTATTCAAAAAATTGAAGAAACGAAGGCTTCTTATTTGCTGCAGCTGACAGACGGCACTCATCTTCATACGATTGAAGCAGACTCCATCGCCAAGCTTGATGCCGCTTGTCACGCTCTTAAAAAAGCCGGGCTACTCATTGAATCATAG
- a CDS encoding class I adenylate-forming enzyme family protein: protein MDRSLFTLNTLFRNALQKYQEKTALRFAGKSLTYGELMKAANRVARALIRRGVKPNTRVALVMSNCLEYVISDMGLIQAGGTKVPLNDMLGEKEIGYILKDSGAEIAIVGSNFFPVIEKLLPSLPDLHTVVGIAPQGFCPDGFISWDEFQARESEEDVYVPIQPEDMALIAYTGGTTGLPKGVVHSQENLVINLYSHMIELGMQDDEKILLMTPLPHSAGLVLQTGLLKGAEHWIEERFNPQLVLDRIDGDKITFTFMVPTMIYRVIDQIQGRSYDFSSLRTILYGAAPITVERLKQGLEIFGPVFTQLFGQTEAPNFITRLRKEDHRLDSPYAKRLRSCGQPVIMSQVKIVDENGKEVPRGHVGEIIARTPYNMLGYYKQPEKTVETVKNGWLHTGDIGMMDEEGYVYLLDRKKDMIITGGMNVYTTEVENAIQKHPGVSQVAVIGVPHPDWGEAVMAIIVPKEGYSLTEESIRELCAKELSKYKRPKEIRFVDALPLTPYGKIDKKALRKPYWNLASRNIN from the coding sequence ATGGATCGATCCCTTTTTACCTTAAATACATTGTTCAGAAATGCTTTGCAAAAATACCAAGAGAAAACGGCGCTACGGTTTGCCGGAAAATCGTTAACGTATGGGGAACTGATGAAGGCAGCGAATCGCGTTGCCCGCGCCCTAATCCGCCGGGGCGTAAAGCCTAATACACGGGTGGCGTTAGTGATGTCAAATTGTCTCGAATATGTGATCAGCGACATGGGGCTAATTCAGGCTGGCGGGACAAAGGTTCCGTTGAACGATATGCTAGGAGAAAAGGAGATCGGCTATATTTTGAAGGATTCCGGCGCTGAAATCGCTATCGTCGGAAGCAACTTTTTCCCTGTCATTGAAAAACTCCTTCCTAGCTTACCCGACCTGCATACCGTTGTTGGTATTGCTCCACAGGGTTTTTGTCCAGACGGATTTATTTCGTGGGACGAATTTCAAGCTAGGGAATCAGAAGAAGATGTGTATGTTCCAATTCAACCGGAAGACATGGCCTTGATTGCCTACACGGGTGGAACAACCGGCCTTCCAAAGGGGGTTGTGCACAGCCAGGAAAATCTCGTGATTAATCTTTATTCTCATATGATAGAGCTTGGCATGCAGGACGATGAAAAAATCCTGCTTATGACTCCGCTGCCTCATAGTGCGGGATTGGTACTCCAGACCGGCTTGCTAAAGGGCGCGGAACATTGGATTGAGGAGCGGTTTAATCCACAACTGGTGCTGGATCGCATTGACGGGGACAAAATCACGTTTACGTTTATGGTGCCGACTATGATTTATCGGGTGATCGATCAAATCCAAGGCCGTTCCTACGATTTCAGTTCGCTGCGGACGATTCTGTATGGCGCAGCCCCGATTACTGTGGAGCGGCTGAAGCAGGGGCTTGAGATTTTTGGCCCTGTATTTACCCAACTGTTCGGGCAGACAGAAGCACCGAATTTCATAACGCGACTTCGGAAAGAAGATCACCGTCTCGATTCACCTTATGCGAAAAGACTGCGCAGCTGCGGACAGCCTGTAATAATGAGCCAGGTAAAAATTGTCGATGAAAACGGTAAGGAAGTACCTCGCGGCCACGTAGGAGAGATTATCGCCCGTACCCCTTACAATATGCTCGGTTATTACAAGCAGCCGGAAAAAACGGTGGAAACGGTCAAGAACGGCTGGCTGCACACCGGGGATATTGGAATGATGGATGAAGAAGGATATGTCTATCTGTTAGACCGCAAGAAAGATATGATCATTACCGGCGGAATGAACGTGTACACGACCGAAGTCGAGAATGCGATTCAAAAGCATCCCGGAGTAAGCCAGGTTGCCGTAATTGGAGTTCCCCACCCGGACTGGGGGGAAGCGGTAATGGCCATCATTGTGCCAAAAGAAGGTTATTCCTTGACGGAGGAAAGCATTCGGGAACTGTGCGCCAAGGAACTATCCAAATACAAGCGGCCTAAGGAAATCCGCTTTGTCGATGCACTGCCCCTGACCCCGTACGGAAAAATCGACAAAAAAGCGCTGCGCAAGCCTTATTGGAATTTGGCAAGCCGGAATATCAATTAG
- the nadB gene encoding L-aspartate oxidase — protein sequence MPENGVIIVGSGIAALATAYYLHEHKNVMIFTKTKKEESNSWLAQGGVAAVISAEDHWQCHFHDTIAAGCYHNDEKMVELLVREGPKRIREWIEAGLRFDTQEDGSIHFGREGGHGKRRILHAGGDQTGRMIVAFLFEKLAGRVPIIEDEYVMELLVEQGRCVGIKTKNRSGQITFHYASAVVLAAGGCAGIYAFSSNSQAVMGDGIALAYRAGAKIADMEFIQFHPTMLLADGKAVGLISEAVRGEGAMLVTEDGRKVMESVHPLRDLAPRDIVARAIYAEIQRGHRVYLDVSMIARFHERFPTIAKLCQSYGIDIDKGRIPVVPGAHFLMGGIHVNDRGQTSIEGLYAVGEVACTGVHGANRLASNSLLEGIVFGERAAKAIQNETASFMPFWQKERHAPSDEKRNASGLPDISEIQTIMSTYVGIVRDEQGLQYAKKWFEQFPLSYLANSSLDHFSIHEIAIIHMLLAGWLITTSALQRTESRGGHYRSDYPFERKQWKQRRIWRTKSELNVIESIHTGRTGERR from the coding sequence ATGCCAGAAAATGGAGTTATTATTGTCGGAAGTGGCATCGCAGCATTAGCTACGGCTTATTATTTGCATGAACATAAAAATGTGATGATTTTCACAAAGACAAAAAAAGAAGAAAGCAACTCATGGCTGGCGCAAGGTGGAGTGGCTGCTGTCATTTCCGCGGAAGATCATTGGCAATGCCATTTTCATGATACGATTGCGGCTGGCTGTTACCATAACGATGAAAAAATGGTGGAACTGCTTGTTCGCGAAGGGCCAAAACGAATTCGCGAATGGATAGAGGCGGGACTGCGGTTTGATACACAGGAAGATGGAAGCATTCACTTCGGGCGAGAAGGGGGGCATGGAAAGCGGCGCATCTTGCATGCGGGAGGCGACCAAACAGGGAGAATGATCGTTGCGTTTTTGTTCGAAAAGCTAGCGGGACGAGTGCCAATCATTGAGGATGAATATGTAATGGAACTGCTTGTTGAGCAGGGACGGTGCGTCGGGATAAAAACGAAAAACCGTTCAGGGCAAATCACGTTCCATTACGCGAGCGCTGTCGTGCTTGCGGCTGGCGGATGTGCAGGCATCTATGCTTTTTCTTCTAATTCCCAGGCGGTGATGGGCGATGGAATTGCGTTGGCGTACCGGGCAGGCGCGAAAATTGCCGATATGGAATTCATCCAGTTTCATCCAACGATGTTATTGGCTGATGGAAAAGCGGTCGGCTTAATTTCGGAAGCGGTGCGTGGCGAAGGAGCGATGTTAGTGACGGAAGACGGGCGAAAGGTGATGGAGTCCGTTCATCCATTACGGGATCTAGCGCCGCGCGACATTGTCGCGCGCGCGATTTACGCTGAAATCCAGCGCGGTCATCGCGTTTATTTAGATGTTTCGATGATTGCTCGTTTTCACGAACGATTCCCAACGATTGCGAAACTATGCCAATCATACGGGATAGACATCGATAAAGGGAGGATTCCGGTCGTTCCAGGCGCCCATTTCTTAATGGGCGGCATCCATGTGAATGACCGCGGACAGACATCGATCGAAGGGCTATATGCCGTCGGGGAAGTGGCATGCACTGGCGTCCACGGCGCCAACCGGCTGGCGAGCAATTCGCTCCTTGAAGGAATAGTATTCGGAGAGCGAGCAGCAAAGGCGATTCAAAACGAAACTGCATCTTTCATGCCGTTTTGGCAAAAAGAGCGTCACGCACCGTCCGATGAAAAAAGGAATGCAAGCGGCTTGCCAGATATATCGGAGATTCAAACGATCATGTCAACATATGTCGGCATCGTTCGTGATGAACAAGGATTGCAATATGCAAAAAAATGGTTTGAACAATTTCCATTGTCATATTTGGCGAACAGCTCTCTTGATCATTTTTCCATTCATGAAATTGCAATTATTCATATGTTGCTAGCGGGTTGGCTGATCACGACGTCAGCTCTGCAACGTACAGAAAGCCGGGGAGGGCATTACCGTTCCGACTATCCATTTGAGCGGAAGCAATGGAAGCAGCGGCGGATTTGGCGGACAAAGAGCGAGCTAAATGTAATAGAAAGTATCCACACCGGAAGAACGGGGGAAAGACGATGA
- a CDS encoding IscS subfamily cysteine desulfurase, with protein sequence MIYLDYAATTPMSKEALNAYAEAAAAYFGNASSLHDIGSNAERLLTICRKELAALIGGEERGIYFTSGGTESNILAVRSLINAHRHRGNHLITTEMEHASLYHLFQQLETEGFEVTYLPVNRFGQIDIGDLQRAITEKTILASIQHANSEIGTMQPIAEIGQLLRRHGVIFHSDCVQTFGKIRIDVKKMFIDSLSISAHKIYGPKGVGAVYIDPRINWQPCFPNATHEYGFRPGTVNVPGIASFITAAQHICENIDAEQTRFEQLRRYLLTLIREKDLPVTVEGHPNVCLPHIIGLSFHGIEGQYVMLECNRDNIAISTGSACQIGKQAPSRTMLAVGKSAEEAKQFIRVSFGKWTTEKDIDQLVSSLERISQHRKEFE encoded by the coding sequence ATGATTTATCTCGACTATGCCGCTACAACGCCGATGAGCAAAGAAGCGCTAAATGCCTATGCAGAAGCAGCTGCCGCTTACTTTGGAAATGCAAGCAGTTTACACGATATCGGAAGCAATGCCGAACGGCTTTTAACCATTTGCCGAAAAGAACTTGCCGCGCTTATTGGCGGCGAGGAACGGGGGATTTATTTTACCAGCGGGGGAACAGAATCCAATATTCTTGCTGTTCGTTCGCTCATTAACGCGCATCGCCACCGCGGCAACCATCTCATCACAACCGAGATGGAACATGCTTCTCTTTATCATCTATTCCAACAACTAGAAACAGAAGGATTTGAGGTCACTTATTTGCCGGTCAACCGTTTTGGACAAATTGATATCGGCGATTTACAACGGGCCATTACCGAAAAAACGATTCTCGCCTCGATTCAACACGCTAATTCAGAAATCGGAACAATGCAGCCAATTGCCGAAATTGGGCAGCTGCTGCGGCGTCACGGAGTAATCTTTCATAGCGATTGTGTCCAAACTTTTGGTAAAATACGAATAGATGTGAAAAAGATGTTTATCGACAGCCTTTCCATTTCTGCCCATAAAATTTACGGACCAAAAGGGGTCGGGGCAGTATACATTGACCCGCGCATCAACTGGCAACCATGTTTTCCTAACGCCACCCATGAATATGGATTTCGTCCTGGGACAGTCAATGTGCCTGGAATCGCTTCTTTCATCACCGCGGCACAGCACATTTGTGAAAATATAGATGCCGAACAAACGCGTTTCGAGCAGCTTCGTCGTTACTTGCTGACACTTATTCGCGAAAAAGACTTGCCTGTTACGGTAGAAGGGCATCCTAATGTTTGCCTGCCGCATATTATCGGTCTTTCCTTTCACGGAATCGAAGGACAATATGTCATGCTCGAATGTAACCGCGATAACATCGCCATTTCCACTGGAAGTGCGTGTCAAATTGGAAAACAGGCTCCGTCGCGGACGATGCTGGCAGTTGGAAAATCCGCAGAGGAAGCAAAACAGTTTATACGTGTTTCATTTGGGAAATGGACGACGGAAAAAGACATTGACCAACTCGTATCTTCCCTTGAGCGAATCAGCCAGCACAGAAAGGAGTTTGAGTGA
- the nadA gene encoding quinolinate synthase NadA, with protein sequence MNILEQMKRLDDMPESYKTMSMEEMEARVRAIKERFGKRLFIPGHHYQKDEVIQFADATGDSLQLAQVAAQNSEAEYIVFCGVHFMAETADILTSNDQKVILPDMRAGCSMADMADITQVERAWPILQDLFGDTILPLTYVNSTAAIKAFVGRHGGATVTSSNAKKMVEWAFTQKERIFFLPDQHLGRNTAYELGISLDEMAVWDPHADHLEYKGDIKKVKVILWKGHCSVHENFTVRHIEHIRRTKPDMNIIVHPECSWDVVQKADYAGSTKYIVETIRNAPSGSKWAIGTEMNLVNRLMREHPDKEIISLNPYMCPCLTMNRIDLPHLLWTLEALEKGIVVNQITVPEMIAKEAKQALDRMLALA encoded by the coding sequence ATGAACATTTTAGAACAAATGAAACGGCTTGATGATATGCCAGAAAGTTATAAAACAATGAGCATGGAAGAGATGGAAGCGCGCGTGCGCGCCATCAAAGAACGATTTGGAAAAAGATTGTTTATCCCGGGGCACCATTATCAAAAAGACGAAGTGATTCAATTTGCCGACGCGACAGGCGATTCGCTGCAGCTTGCGCAAGTAGCGGCGCAAAACAGTGAAGCAGAATACATTGTCTTTTGCGGTGTACATTTTATGGCAGAAACAGCAGACATTTTAACGAGCAATGATCAAAAAGTCATTTTGCCGGATATGCGGGCGGGGTGCTCGATGGCTGATATGGCGGACATTACACAAGTGGAGCGAGCGTGGCCGATATTACAAGATTTGTTTGGCGACACGATTTTGCCGTTAACATACGTGAATTCGACGGCGGCGATTAAAGCGTTCGTTGGACGCCACGGCGGCGCGACCGTTACTTCCTCGAACGCGAAAAAGATGGTCGAATGGGCGTTTACACAAAAAGAGCGAATTTTCTTTTTGCCAGATCAGCATTTAGGCAGAAATACAGCCTATGAGCTTGGAATTTCGTTAGACGAGATGGCGGTATGGGATCCGCATGCCGATCATTTGGAATACAAAGGCGATATAAAGAAAGTAAAAGTGATTCTTTGGAAAGGGCATTGTTCCGTTCACGAAAACTTTACTGTCCGCCATATTGAACATATCCGCCGGACAAAGCCAGATATGAATATTATTGTGCACCCAGAGTGCAGTTGGGACGTTGTGCAAAAGGCTGATTATGCCGGTTCGACGAAATATATCGTTGAAACGATTCGCAATGCCCCTTCCGGCAGCAAATGGGCGATCGGTACGGAAATGAATTTGGTGAACCGCTTGATGCGCGAACATCCAGATAAAGAAATTATTTCGCTAAATCCGTATATGTGTCCATGTCTCACGATGAACCGCATCGATTTGCCGCATTTATTATGGACGCTTGAAGCGCTCGAAAAAGGAATCGTCGTCAATCAAATTACCGTTCCTGAAATGATTGCCAAAGAGGCAAAACAGGCGCTTGACCGCATGCTGGCGCTCGCCTGA
- the nadC gene encoding carboxylating nicotinate-nucleotide diphosphorylase, whose amino-acid sequence MNQLKLQQLLQQFFIEDIGERDITSETIFPDNERATGTFTAKEDGVLAGTDIIVIGYRLLHPDIDVTLYKRDGEQVKKGEAIGIASGPVAPLLTGERVILNLLQRMSGIATLTHRAVTILNSSHTRICDTRKTTPGLRMLEKHAVVCGGGYNHRFGLYDGVMIKDNHIAFCGSITKAVQAVREKLGHMVKVEVETETKEQVLEAVAAGADVIMFDNRTPEEVREFVSLVPKSIVTEASGGITLENLAKYGATGVDYISLGMLTHSAAALDISFNLQ is encoded by the coding sequence ATGAACCAACTCAAATTACAACAGCTGTTGCAGCAATTTTTCATTGAAGATATTGGTGAACGCGATATTACGAGTGAAACGATTTTTCCAGACAATGAACGGGCGACAGGAACATTCACGGCGAAGGAAGATGGGGTGTTAGCAGGTACAGATATTATTGTGATAGGATATCGTCTATTGCATCCAGACATTGATGTAACGCTTTATAAACGTGATGGCGAACAAGTAAAAAAAGGGGAAGCGATTGGCATTGCGTCCGGACCGGTCGCTCCGCTGCTGACCGGCGAGCGCGTGATTTTAAACCTCCTCCAGCGCATGAGCGGCATCGCTACTTTAACACATCGGGCGGTTACGATTTTAAACAGCAGCCATACGCGCATCTGTGACACACGCAAAACGACGCCAGGGCTGCGGATGTTAGAAAAGCATGCCGTTGTATGTGGAGGAGGCTATAATCATCGTTTTGGTTTATATGATGGCGTCATGATCAAAGATAACCATATCGCGTTTTGCGGCTCGATTACGAAAGCGGTGCAGGCGGTGCGCGAGAAGCTTGGGCATATGGTCAAAGTTGAAGTGGAAACGGAGACGAAAGAGCAAGTGTTGGAAGCGGTTGCGGCTGGTGCTGATGTCATTATGTTTGACAACCGTACCCCAGAAGAAGTGCGCGAGTTTGTTTCACTCGTACCAAAGTCGATCGTAACGGAAGCGTCCGGCGGAATTACGCTTGAAAATCTGGCCAAGTACGGTGCAACGGGAGTTGATTATATTTCGCTTGGCATGCTGACGCATTCGGCCGCCGCGCTAGATATTAGCTTCAATTTACAATAA
- a CDS encoding NUDIX hydrolase: MGYIEELRALVGHRPVILVGALAIIKNEKNEVLLQKRKQPHGYWGLPGGLMELGESAEETARREVWEETGLTIGSCRLLDVLSGPDTYVKVPNGDEFYAVTIVYETNEFSGEIRINPEESLDVRFFPINQLPEQMIQRHYRIIEKHIKPSLLL; encoded by the coding sequence ATGGGTTACATTGAAGAACTGCGCGCCCTTGTCGGCCATCGCCCCGTCATTTTGGTTGGCGCACTGGCAATCATTAAAAACGAAAAAAATGAAGTATTGCTGCAGAAGCGCAAACAACCGCATGGATATTGGGGGCTTCCCGGCGGATTAATGGAGCTTGGAGAATCGGCTGAAGAAACAGCAAGACGAGAAGTATGGGAAGAAACAGGGCTCACCATCGGAAGTTGCCGACTCCTCGATGTCCTTTCCGGACCGGACACGTACGTGAAAGTTCCTAATGGAGATGAATTTTATGCCGTTACGATTGTATATGAAACGAATGAATTTTCTGGGGAAATCCGCATCAATCCCGAGGAATCATTGGATGTGAGATTCTTTCCAATTAACCAGCTCCCAGAACAAATGATCCAAAGACATTACCGTATCATAGAAAAACATATAAAACCATCCCTGCTGCTATAG
- a CDS encoding long-chain-fatty-acid--CoA ligase, which translates to MLETTVGELFDKAVKQYPDKIAVKDHRRCITYAEIGEEVNRCANALFQKGVQPGDRVALWMQNCIEYIVCDFAIAKLGAVRVPLNTFLSDAEVAYRLEDAGAKAVICGSEYMERVRNILQQTSVQPMVITVGNEGEHSLKSLIEKASPEPPKIAVGYEDLAAIMYTGGTTGRSKGVMHTHKSTISLMYSEIVEFELERGVVMLHVAPLPHAVGFMILPGLLRGGTHILQQGFDPKKFCETVEKEKVTFTFLVPTMIYALLDFPDLQSYDLSSLRTLIYGAAPMAPSRIKQALEAWGPVLVQVYSQMEVANQTTILTKSDHLICSVEEEKRLSSCGRPIIMSQVKIVDEEGREVPTGTVGEIVTRGPHMMKGYWKMEEETEKTIRNGWLHTGDMAYQDEAGYIYLVDRKKDMIISGGFNVYTTVVEKALFEHPSVRQATVIGVPDEKWGEAVKAFVVADPASGLSEEELIQFCKQRLAKYEVPKSIEFVDSLPLTAYGKIDKKALRASFWANKERQIN; encoded by the coding sequence GTGTTGGAAACGACAGTCGGCGAATTGTTCGATAAAGCGGTGAAACAATATCCGGACAAAATCGCGGTAAAAGACCACCGCCGCTGCATTACGTACGCGGAAATCGGGGAAGAAGTCAACCGTTGTGCAAACGCCCTTTTTCAAAAGGGGGTACAGCCCGGAGACCGTGTAGCCTTATGGATGCAAAACTGCATTGAATACATTGTTTGCGATTTTGCCATTGCCAAACTTGGGGCTGTCCGCGTGCCGCTGAACACTTTTTTAAGTGATGCGGAAGTGGCTTACCGGCTCGAGGATGCCGGGGCTAAAGCGGTGATATGCGGCAGTGAATACATGGAGCGTGTGCGAAATATCCTACAACAAACCTCGGTCCAGCCGATGGTAATCACGGTGGGAAACGAAGGGGAACACAGCCTGAAGTCTTTGATCGAGAAGGCCTCTCCTGAGCCTCCCAAGATTGCGGTTGGATACGAAGATTTGGCAGCAATCATGTACACGGGGGGCACGACCGGTCGTTCTAAAGGGGTCATGCATACGCACAAATCAACGATTTCCCTCATGTATAGCGAAATCGTTGAGTTTGAACTGGAACGCGGGGTAGTGATGCTGCATGTGGCCCCGCTTCCTCATGCGGTTGGTTTCATGATCCTGCCAGGTCTGCTGCGCGGAGGGACGCATATTCTTCAGCAAGGTTTTGATCCGAAGAAGTTCTGTGAGACTGTGGAAAAGGAAAAAGTGACATTTACTTTCCTCGTTCCGACCATGATTTATGCACTGCTTGATTTTCCGGATCTTCAATCATATGATTTATCCAGTCTTCGTACCTTGATTTACGGTGCTGCGCCGATGGCTCCGTCCCGGATCAAACAGGCGTTAGAAGCTTGGGGTCCCGTTTTGGTCCAAGTATATTCACAAATGGAAGTGGCCAACCAAACGACGATCTTAACTAAATCAGATCATCTAATTTGTTCTGTAGAGGAGGAGAAGCGGCTGTCTTCCTGTGGCCGTCCGATCATCATGTCCCAGGTGAAAATTGTTGACGAGGAAGGCAGAGAGGTACCGACGGGAACGGTCGGGGAAATCGTTACCCGGGGTCCGCATATGATGAAAGGCTATTGGAAGATGGAAGAAGAAACCGAAAAAACGATCCGTAATGGCTGGCTGCATACCGGAGACATGGCATATCAGGATGAGGCAGGTTACATTTACTTAGTGGACCGCAAGAAAGATATGATTATCAGCGGTGGATTCAACGTCTACACCACGGTAGTGGAGAAAGCCCTGTTTGAACATCCGAGCGTTCGTCAGGCGACGGTGATCGGGGTTCCGGACGAAAAATGGGGGGAAGCGGTAAAAGCGTTTGTGGTGGCAGATCCGGCCAGCGGGCTGAGTGAAGAAGAGTTGATTCAATTTTGCAAACAACGCTTAGCCAAATATGAAGTGCCAAAATCGATTGAATTTGTCGACTCGCTTCCTTTGACCGCCTATGGAAAAATTGACAAAAAGGCCTTGCGGGCGTCTTTCTGGGCCAATAAGGAGCGGCAAATAAACTAA